tgttacaCTCCGTTAGTCGAATTACTTCCGCTGATGCGGATGCATCCAACCAAACTGCAGCGTCAAATGCGCCACGCAATGCGGTAAATAACAGACaaagaaattgcaaataagTGGGACGGATCTTTTCTTGGCGCGAGAAAATCCCGAAATTCTGGTCGGATTTATTCACATGCCAAACGTATGAGTCAAGTAATTCGAGACTAGATTTCAACGTGATTTGCATAAGACTGTTCCACAATTAACGCATTGCGCATTAAATTtcacgaaaaaaatttaactttaaattcaagaaattattacggaaaaatttaagaataaaaatgtaaaaattgaaggAGAAGAGTGTCTCGGACGAAGTCGAGTGATTTCCAAGTATCAGCAAACTAAACAACATGGGCCAAGTTTCTTTTTCCATACCGCGTCTGCTATTATGAGACCGTACATCATGGAGCTGCAAGAATCGACAGGCCTTTGGCAGCGTCTCCGTACAAATCTCCACAAGCGTCGCGACGCTCGGTGAAGTTATTTCGAAAATAGTGGGGCGTCGCTCTATTTCGGTCGTGTTAGCCAGGGCCGTTCAGTCTGCGGCCCGGCTTCCTTACCAGGAGGCTGCGGATCCGTAATGCACACTTTGATTTCCCCCTTTCGCGCAAcgataatcattaaaaaaaaaaaaataacaaacaataagcgcatacaaattttatttacgaatGCGACGACAAGACTGAGCCGGTCGAGAGAAAGAGCCCGATGTGAACGGAAGCGCCAGCTGGCTACAATTGTTTCCGGTATAAACCCggaattaatgcaattttaaggAGAACAGTGTTGTATCGATTCCAGTTTGGTTTCGTATCGACGAACAAGAGTGACCATGTAACGACAGTTGAATGATTAATCGTGAAACTCACTCACAGTGCAACAGACTTTATCTCGTTTGCAAATAATAGTCGATTACTAAGCATATACTTGTAATAGAAGGAAACTCTTTCTTTCCAATCGTCACTGAGCGCATTGAGCAATGCGGTTCAACGACACAAACtgtaagtttatttaattataaagatttgtCGGACTCAAAAAAACTTGCAAATTGATTCAGAATGAAGCGCGACAAAAGCCATATACAAACAGAAACAATTATCTTCTCCGTAGGTGTCTAAAAGCCGAAAGGTCGTAAAGTGATTTGAGACTACCTGCGAATCATTGTGAGAACAGAAATATGTTTTGGATCGAGCCTGACGAAGAGGAGGAGGCGCTGCTATGCAGCCCTGCTCTGATGGCCAGGCGCGCTTCGGAGTCCTGGATCGTTGCACCTCCCGTGGAGGTACATAAAGCGAGCCTGCATTTCATCATTTTAACGACAGGCACAAGTTAAATAACGCGTGAAAGTCCACGTAGGACGGGCTGCAGCggggtttttttctttttactcaagaACGTATGGCGTGGATGAGGAGAAAAACTAGTGCGATAGATAACGAACGGGGGAAAACGTTATTTGCTTGTGGCTGCGAGGGTTACGATGGAATCAGCTGTGCTTAGCGATAACGCACGCTCGACGAAGTGTGCAACACGACGAGGGGTCACGAGTAAAACGCGTAATAATCGGAAAGGGTCAGCAAATACGATAGGTTGCGTAAATATGGCGCGTGGAAAGTATGCGTGTCGTTTAACTGCTATTCTCATTAAGAAGGTTACACGTGAGAAATAAGGACGCGCGATATGCGAAGCTACTCGACAAAAAGCTGTTTACAGTGCCGCAATTTATTATACGCgacatttatatgtatattgtcgCGATCTGGCGTACGCAATTATGCAACTTTTGGCAAGCTCGCCGCATAACTGCCACGCAACGCGTTTAGAATATCTCATCTCACGATTGCGGAGCGCATGCAGAATTTTCTCGTAACGGTCGTGGTAATATACACGCGAATTCTCGGATAAACAAATGATGATAGTTCTAGattgttacaataaaaattattctttacgttaattttttgttagttccgcaaaatatttcattgaaaatattttcttccacatattatgaaaaaatttatttatttaagaacgCGTCTCAAAGGTCGATATAAGAACCATTTCGATGGAAATTAGGTTACCTTCTGCCCTTGTACcattacaaattacaatacTCAATTACAATACTCGAAACCTCGATTTTGGAACGGTTCCAAAGATTCCTTCCGGTCGTCGGAATACTTTATCTGTTTCCTCGCCCACCCGTTGAGCCTATACAAAATGCCAAATTAACAAAACGAGTGATCCCAGGATTTTACTAACACAATTCCGGCTCGGATCGGTTTCGTGAAGAATGCTGCCAGGATGGCAGCTAACTAATTTCAGACTAACGATCTTTCTTTAGACAGTGATTGAAAATTCAATGGAAAAATCTCGCAGAATAAAATAGAGCTTGTCTAACTGTTCTGACGTTACGCGAGTTGCacgaatgattaaaaaaaaaacactcgcttacatttattataattacagagaTGGTgtattgatataaaagaaaaattacaaagagtACAGTACAAACACATTGAATTAGTTTTCAAATAGTGCACAAGTTTGCTCAAACTGGTCTTGAAAATTAGTTTAtcttataaagtaaatattaaattattttaatttgatcaaATGTGTCGATAGATTAATGCACATTATATATTCACGAAACCGATTCTCGAACAATGGAAACTTTGAAAGTATGATGTTTGATCGAATTAACTGAACCTCCACCTCACTAGTTGACTTAATATTACTCCCGCCTTATTAAAAGTACATCCAGAAGTACGTTATTATTGCCTGATAATagttttgttctttttctctttccgctGTATACTTATCCGTTTGATTACTATATACACGACTTTAGATACACGACTTTAGATATATTGATGTACACATCGATAATTATTCGTGTTCGAGGcccatctctctctttttgtttCTCGTTTATTTTTTCCGTGCAGGCGATGCCGGCGGCGGCAATGCCACTTCAACGGAAGAAGTCACTGCCGGACGTAGCGCAGCCGATTCAACTTACGGCCACAGCGCCGTTATCAAGAGAAGAAGTCAGTATCCTGAGCAGTATGAGGAGAGAGGAAATCCGCAGACAGATCGACGAGAGCGAGAGGCTCAGGGCCAATCCGCTTTTATACTTAGTCAGTCCTCAGGTTAAAGTAAGTATCCTCCAGGCCTGCCTGTCGAAATTGCCGCCGATGTTGACAATAGCGCGGCGGTTTCAAAAGACGACAGAAATTTGGCAGAGTTACAGTTTATTTTCGATCCTGCGTCCCGACTTGAATGCTGAGAAATGCCGTGGAAAATAAACAACGCACTACGGAAAGATCAACTTTCGCGCAAAGTTTCAAAATCAACATCCGCTCGATAATTTCTCGATACGTTAAACTACCGTAATACCATCGCGTGCAAAAACACTTTCATATATAAATCGTCGATATGAATCATTCGCGTCCTCGTTGAATCCTTGGCTCTAACTCCGAGTGGCATCATCGATGACGCGATTAAGCTGCACtcgagaaaaaaacatttaatataatgttttatatttccagGACTGGTTCTCCCGGCAACAGCTCGTGATGCTGGTGCTCTTCATCAACATATCCCTAGCTTTGATGTTCTTTAAGCTGCTGACGTAGCAACCAGCCGACGATCGGGTTCACGGACTCGTAGTGGACGTGACCTGAGACCTACGGCGGCATCGCGACGCCTTGGGTCGCCATCGAGCCAGAATTTCGATACGGCGCGACGAAGAATGTGGCCGTACCAAGAATCGCTGAAAGCGACTTTCCTGAGCGATTCACTCGGTCTTACGCGTCGCGAGCGTTTTGCGAAGGCGAAAATTTTAGATCGGAGCCGACGTGAAAAGAGAACCCGAAAGAGATCGACTTTGGCGAGGATTTTGTCGCGTGAAAACGATTGTAGTCGAGTTTCGAATGATCGCGAGGATAAACGAGCAACGCAAAGGGAGCAACACTGAGACAAGAATATTCTTTTGGAGAGGATCTATAAGATCTATAAGATTCACTTTTGAatgttgtaaattaaaaaggGCTTAAGCgtcgaaaaaaaatacgaacaATATAGTTCGACAGAGTTTCAATGCGTTTTCGCAGAGCTCACACGGTGAAAACAAGATTTCAATTTGCCTATGAAGTTTTCTGTGGTTCGAAAACGCGGCGCTTAAgttctttttaattcatattaatatttacaaaatttttgaaaaagaaacaagcGATGAAACTTCCGAGCGCAGTTTGTCCTGTGCGCAggaaaaagatatcttttggAAAAAGGGAGCGCGTTGCGTACTCCCAACACGCCTGTGTATCATACCTATTTTTACAccaaatactttaataatacttCTTGTAAAGGTAGATCGAGGATACCCCCGAGCAGTCGATCGTACCCGACGCGGTGCGCACATACGAATCCTTCATTagtcataattttttctttcctgaTGATTAGCTCGAGCGCAGTAACAGCGACGATCGAATTTTCATCTAATAGACTTTGCACAAATTAATTACTTGCGCCGTgaattctttcaaataattccCAAGTATTAAGGCTGACACTGTTCGATTTAAAGCAGTATTCAACGttgaattatatttgcaaCTGTTTCTATAAACGTAGTGATTGTAAAGTAGCAATGATCGTAATTGTAGCCGTGATGCCGA
Above is a genomic segment from Linepithema humile isolate Giens D197 chromosome 6, Lhum_UNIL_v1.0, whole genome shotgun sequence containing:
- the jp gene encoding uncharacterized protein jp isoform X5; this encodes MFWIEPDEEEEALLCSPALMARRASESWIVAPPVEAMPAAAMPLQRKKSLPDVAQPIQLTATAPLSREEVSILSSMRREEIRRQIDESERLRANPLLYLVSPQVKDWFSRQQLVMLVLFINISLALMFFKLLT